The genomic region TATGGTAGTCTTATTTATGTGTTTATCGACACAGTAAAGGACATTATTCCATTTTATATCATTCGTGGTATCGGCGGATTGCTCTATTTGGTAGGATTTATATTGTTTATTTACAACATTCTAATGACTATCTCTTCAGGGAGAATCCTCGATAAAGAGCCTGCTAATGCTACACCAATGGCAGCTTAAATAAGGAGGTAGGGTATGTTTAGTTTTTTAGAAAGAAATCCATTCTTTTTCACACTTGCTTTTTTGGCTGTGTTTTCAATTGCCGGATTGGTTGAGATTCTGCCCGGATTTGCGAAAACTGCGCGTCCGATTGAGGGATTAAAGCCTTATAGTTTATTAGAAACTGCTGGTAGGCAGGTATATATCGCAGAGGGTTGCTATAACTGCCACTCTCAGCTTATCCGCCCATTTAAAGCTGAAACTGCTAGATATGGAAGTTATAGCTTTAGCGGAGAATACGCTTATGACAGACCTTTCCTTTGGGGTTCAAAAAGGACAGGACCAGACCTGCATAGAATCGGCGATAAAAGCTCAATAGACTGGCACGATGGGCATATGTGGGAGCCTACTTCTCGCGTAGCTGGTTCGATTATGCCTGCGTATAAGCATCTCTATAATAAAGATGTGGATTTTGAAACTGCCTTTGCAGAGGCTTATACACAAAAAGTTGTCTTTAATGTGCCTTACGACATAGAAGGTGGCGTGCAAATTGGAGCA from Helicobacter himalayensis harbors:
- the ccoO gene encoding cytochrome-c oxidase, cbb3-type subunit II — its product is MFSFLERNPFFFTLAFLAVFSIAGLVEILPGFAKTARPIEGLKPYSLLETAGRQVYIAEGCYNCHSQLIRPFKAETARYGSYSFSGEYAYDRPFLWGSKRTGPDLHRIGDKSSIDWHDGHMWEPTSRVAGSIMPAYKHLYNKDVDFETAFAEAYTQKVVFNVPYDIEGGVQIGADEYVKGDKRTLAKAHQIFMDEAKEIVSKMTNKEVKDAFERGEVKEIVALIAYMESLGQKRRVPQAK